In the genome of Maribacter forsetii DSM 18668, the window TTACCTAATCCGCCTTGCGCTTCCGCATTAATAACTCCGCTGTTGTCACCGTAACAACTAATAGTAGGGTTATCATTATCTAACGTAATAGTTAAAGGAATGATCGGATTGATAGTTACACTATTACTTAATACCGAAATACAACCAAAACTATCTTGAATATAGTACTGATAGGTATCTGGTAGAACACCTGTAAACAAGTGGGTGTTTGACCCGTTAATTTCGTTCATTGCATTGAATGTAGAAGTACCATCAGTATTCCACATATAAGGTCCCGTACCACCAGATGCGGTTAATAATAGTTCAGCATCATTTAAACATGTTGCTCTTTGCGCGGTAACCAATTGACCTCTAACTTCAACAGGCTCTACAATTTCTACAATAGCAGTTTCGTCTGAACAATTTAAATCATCTAAAATTGTAATACTGTAATAGCCAGACCTTAAGTTCATGAATGTTGCTGTAGTCTGAGAACTAGATGTTTGTAGTAGATTAGCTCCGGGTCCATCACCATCATACGTTTTTAGAATGTATCTGTAATTTGTAGCTACTGATCTAGGTGTAAACCCAGCTGTAATTATTCCATCTGTATCACCTTCACATTCTAAGCCTACAACAGATTGAATATTTGCCACAATTGGTTCTGGCGGAGTCAGGGTAAATGCATTAGTAAAGGTTTCAGTACAACCTAAATTGTCGGTTACCTCAACTGTATATTGACCGTCACTTAAACCGGTAAATAAATTACTGTATACTTGATTAGCCGTGTAAGTTAATGTTGAACTAACATGGGATAATACAATGTTGAAAGGTCCTTCACCACCATTGGGTGTAATATTTGCAGTACCCATGTCATTACTACAACCTACATCTGTGGTTGCTATGGATGCTAATGTTATGGCAGCACTAGGTGATGTAATCGTAAATGCTCTTTCTTGAATACATTCAGGAGTTCCAACTTGTGAAGCTCTTAGAATATAACTACCCGCAGCTACCGGAATAGAAGCTGTTGTACCTGTTCCTGCAAAAGTATCGGCATCATCTGTACGTGTAGTAGCTGTTCCGTCGGCATTTAAAACTTCCCAGTTGAAATCGCCTGTATAGGTAGTATCGGTAAATGTTACTTCAATAGCGCCATCTGTTCCAAAACAAACCACATCTGAAAGTTTATTTACCTCAATACTAAAAGTATTAGGGTCTTCTACGATATGAGTTCGTGTTATTTCACAACCTGTAGTTACATTTCTAATACCAATAGTATATGTGCCAATAGCCAAGTTGGTAAATACATTATTACCTGTTTGGTATGTTGCAGATGGTAAAATTCTAAACTCGTAGTTAGCAAGATTTGTCGTGGTACTGGTATATGCGCTAGTCGCATTCACGGTAATGTTCTCACCACTATTTATACAATCTAGATATCTGTCAACCGTAATTGAAGCAGTACCAAATGTATCATAAGGGTCTATGGTAACAACATGTTCTGCAGAACAACCTTCGTCATCATATACACGTACTATAATATCACCACCAGCTGTATCGGTATGCGTATACGTTAAACTACTACTGTTTTGAAGCACGGTAGAAGTTGCATCATCAATGAATTCAAAACGATTATAAGTTCCGCTACCACCAACAAATGTTGAATCATCTATGGTAATTGTGGCATTGTTACCATCATTACCGGTAGCACAACCAAATTGGTCAGGAACGGGAGCTGTAAATGCTACAGCTATATTTTCATCTACAACCACAGTTTTTACTGTCGGACAGTTATTCGGACCTCTTGCGGTTACATCATACGAACCACCAGGCAAACCAATAAATGATTGTGTAGCTGCATCCCAATGAGAAGCTGCGTTCCAACCTACAATTGCAGGAACTGGGTTTAAATCATACGTCAACGGATTGTTTCCATTATTTACTTGTACTAATTCTATACTACCGTCATCTGCACCATTACAGCTAACAGGGTTAGGAGTAGGGGTGAAATCTGGTTGAATAGCATTTGGCACAACAACAGTAAAACTTCTAAAACATTCTGGTGTTGTTGTATCGGCATCATAAACATTTACGGTGTACGTACCTGCAACATCTATCAGTACATTATGCAACGTACTACTTGGTGTTGTTAGTGCTTGACGAGCTACTTTTTCTGTACCATCACTATTTAATATTTTAAACTCATAATTACCTGAACCAGAAATACCTTCAATAGCTATTTCAGCCTCAAAACCGGCACCACAACCTAATTGTTTATCTAAACTAGCTGATGCCTGTAGGGTAGGGTGAACATCTATATTAACTGTGTCTGTACAACCAGTTTCATCTTTAATGTACACATCATAATTGCCGGCAGGTATTGTATTATAAGCACCGCTATTGTTTTGATATGAACTACCACCATCTATAGAATAAAGAATTGTACCTGTACCAGTGGCATTAATAGTAACCGATGCATTGGTATTACAATTAGCAATTATTACATCAACAATAGTTGGTAGTGTTGTAAAGTTCATAATAACATCATCAAGCGGATAAGTACAGCCATATTGATCTTCTACAGTAACAGTATATGTTCCCGCAGGTGAATTTGCAGCTATTTCTATTGGGTTATCACCGGTTGCCGTAATAGTAGCAAAAGGAGCAGGTCCCGTAATAGTATAAAAATAAGTGCCACCACCACCTTGTAGGTTATCAACCAAAATTAAACCTGGGCTCTCACATGAAATATCTTGAATAGATTGTGTGTCTCCTGTAATCTCATCCAACATTTCCAGAACCTCATTTTCACTTGCACTTATACATTGTGGAGCTCCACCATTATATTGTTGTACCTCAATATAATATTCATCTTCTGGTAAGCTTGTCACATTTATCGTACTAGAATAGCTAACAATGCCGCCACTATCTCTAATAACATTGCCGTCTATATCATATAAGAACCATTCCATATCTGGTTCTATGGAACCATCTGAATCTGTAATAGTATACTCTATTGATCCATTACTTGAGCCTTCACAAGCAGGAGTAATAACTGATGTAATCACCATTGGGTTCGTGATGATATCATTTACGTTAACACTACTCTGTCTGACACAACCGACAGCATCTCGTACATAGAACGCATAAGTTCTGCCAGGTACTAGATTATTGAAGGTATGTGTAGTACCTGCAGCATAAGGCGTTGTCCATCCATTTACTGGTGTAACTATATTGAAATCGGCAGGGTCTTCCGAATAAGTATACTGATAAGGTGCAGTACCATTTTGACCACGTACACTTACTTGTAGTTCATTACAGTTTACAATAATTGGTAGTATAGTTATGTCTAGGTCGTCTAAAGGAAAAGGAATGATTAATCGTGGTAAATCTGTCTTACAGATAGTATTACCACTACCATCCACCGTTCTTATAGATGGCTCAACTTCTTGACCAGACGTGTATCCTCTAAATTGATCAGATGTTTGCCAAGTTGTACCACCGTCATCACTAAATTCTAATGTGCCTAAAGTAGCTGGGTAATTAAGAATGTCAAACCCGAAGTCATTAGGGTCTCCTGTACATGCAATTGGTGTTCTTCCTTCTGCGTCTGCAGTTAATTCAATTGGTGCCGTAATAGTTACCGTTTCCGTTTCTGAACATCCGCCTTCATCGGTAATAATTACATCGTAATCACCTGGTGCCAGATTATAGTATGTTTTAGTAGTTCCTACAACATTATATTGTATTTGATCTGGTGTACCGTTAGTAATATCAACCAATCTGTAATCGTAAGGAGAGAGTCCGTCATTGATAGTAACAGCAATATTACCCGTGCCATCATGACAATCTGGGTCTGTTGCCACTGCTGATATATCCAATACTGGGTTGGCAGCAATAGTTTCGGTTACCATAGTTTGGCAAGCATCGGTACCATTAGCTTTGTCTCTTACGTAAATATCATAATCTCCAACATCTGCTAAAGCAACTGCTGTAGTGTTTGACATTGAGAAATCAGCATCAGTTACTGTATTTCCAGTAGGAACAAAGGCATACATGAAATTATTGTCACCACCTGATGCAGTTGCTGTTAAACTACCATCGCCACATAAACTTGCATTTACAGGTACTACGCTTAATGTAATAGTCGGAGCTATTGTTATTGATTGTATCGCTGAAGCACAACCAAACTCATCATTGACCTCAACATCATATGTACCTTCAGATAAATTACTGAATGTATATGCTACGTCTGAAATTGTTGAAGGCGTTTGCCAAGCTCCACCGTTAATTCTAAAAGAGTAATTACCATTACCATCGGTTACTGTTGCTGTAACAGTACCATTATTTTGACCGTCATAACATTGCGTTGCGGTTAAGTCAAAAGCAATTGTATCTGGCTGAACCACAGTTACAGTTGTTGTTGAGATTACTTCACAATTATTTTGATCTCTTACTCTAACATGATAATCGCCTGCAGGTACATTTAAAAATTGTGCCGTTGAACTAAAAGTTCGTATAACAGTATTATCCGTTAATTCTAATTGATACTCATAACCAGGTGTGCCTTCATCTCCAGATGCTTGCAAAGTAGCACCTGTATTAAAACATGTGAATTCTGCTTTTTGTTCAAGATTTGCAGTTAATGCATTTGGTGATGTCAACGTAACCGAAGTCGCTGAGGTTGCCGTACATGTATTATCGTCTATTTTTTCGACCATAACACTATACGTGCCATCGGCAAGAGTTGTTGGTGTAGTAATCGGAGATGTTGTTTCCGTAACCCAAGTTGCTCCATTATCAATTGAATATTGATAACCTGAGATAGGATCAAAATTAGAAACTTCAAAACGGATACTACCATTGTCACTTCCATTACAAGTTGGGTCAGTGCTACTTAAAATAGCTACTTCAAAAGTTTTTCCTGTTTCTACAATAACTGTAATATCTTCTGTTTGCTCACATAGCTCAGGAGTCTGTGAAGCTTGAATATCATCTAATACCAAGAAGTTACCATTGTCACTATTAAGGTTGGTACGTAATACAACACCAACTGCCGTATTTGCACCTGGGTTAAAAGTAACCGTTCTTAGGTGCCAGTCGTCTGCATTATTGTTTTGAGGAATAGCTGCTGTTGCCTGACTACTGATTACAGTGCCTGAACCGTCAACTAATTCTACCAATATCTCTGGGTCGTTACCCGAAGCATTGTCAATTAATATGTTGTAAGCGTAGAATGATATCGTTATTTCTTGATTTGGTAAAGCTTCTAACCCCGTTCTTGACCATAAAATATTATTGTCTCCGGCTGAGGTACTTACACCAATTGCCATAAATCTACCATCGGTTACACCTGTATGGTCATTAGGACTTCTCCAAGAAGCATTTGGGTTGGTTATTCTATTCGTGACGGCATATTCAGCATTTACAAGAATTCCTGCAGGTCCTAAATTACAGTCCGTTTCTGTACCATCTTGAGGCTCGTAGCAATACCCTGCGCCAATTTCTGCTATCTGCGTAGTAACACCGGCTCCAAAATCTTCAAGGAACAATGTACTTTGCTCAGCAGCAATAGAACTGGTGTAGCCAACTGTTATTGTTTGACTGCCCGATGCCACATCATTGAAAATATTACTATCCAATGGTGTGTTATCCGTACCGTTTAATTTATAGGTATAGGTAAAATCTGTAGTGTTAGAAGGGGTAACGGTTACTACGCCGTCACCATCGCACTCATAAGTAATATCATTAGTAAAAGTAGGGTCTATAGCGGCTGTAGGAACCGTGATTTCTAAAGGTGTTTCGCAACCTAAAGCATCTTTTATAGCTAATTGATACGTGCCTGGTGTTAAACGTTGTTCATCAACTAAAGAGAACGTACCACCACCGTCAAAACTATATTCATACGGAGCTTGACCGCCACTACCATTTAAAATCTTCACTAAAGCGGTTGGTGTAGCCGCACCAGATGTATCACATGACGCATCTTCTATAATTGAAGGAGATGCCGTTAACATAAATGGTTGGGTAACTTCATACTCTAAAGTCTCTGTACAAGCATTACCAAGATTGCTATTGGTATCCATAACCGTAATAGTATATATACCGGCAGCTAGGTTATTAAAGAAGTTTTCCGTTTGGTACGTTACACCATCATCAAGACTATATTGGTATGGTGCATTACCACCAGATGCGGTAATGGTTAATACAGAAGTAGCTGAATCTGCACATATAATATCCGTATTTGATGCACTTATTGTAATAGTACCCAAATCTTCCATTTGTACGATATTCGATAATCCGTAACAGCCATTATCATCTCTAATTACAAATACATATTCTCCATCTTCATTAGGTACATAGGTTGAAGGAGTACCTTCATATCCGAATAAAAATGAAGGGTTAGAGGTGAAATCTGAATCTGGAATGGTTGTTTCATCAGCGTATGGAGCAACACCATCTTTACTGTAGATAGCGTATTCATAACCTGTTGTACCACCAGTAGCCGTTAAATTAATAACACCGGAAGTACAAGTAATATTATCTTGGTTCGTTGCTGTTAACCTCAGTTCAGGAATTTCGTCTACGGTTATAGTTTTTTCGTCACTACAACCATCTATAGTAGTCGTTACAATAACATAATCATCTGCTGAAAGCCCTGGAAATGTATACGTGTTGTCAGAAGAAAGTAAATTATTAGCTACCAAGTCTCCTTTACCACCGCTACCATTATCGAAGTAAAGCTCATAGCTATATTCTGGTGAAACGTTCAATGCCTGTATAGAAATTGTTCCTGCATCAGTACAATCAAATGGAGTTGAAGCTATTGTTGTCTCAAAAATTCTTTCTGCAATACCTATTTCTTCGGTTTCGAATACACAACTATTTTCAATAGGCTCGCCTGTTGAAGGGTTTAGTTGTGTAATCTGTACTTTGTAAGTACCGCTAGTTGCAATAGCAAAATTAGGACCTTGAGCAGCGCTGAATGGTACTGCTATATTATTATTTTCTACATCGAATAACTGGTAACCATAACCACTACCTAAATCTATTACTCTTATTGAACCTTCGGTATCACAAATAATGTCAGAAGAATCTGGTTCAGGTATGTCTAACGTATTTTGGTATGCGTTGAAATAGAATCTACTGAAACATCCGCCTTCATAACCTATAACAACTCTATATTTACCGCTTTCGGTAACTGTAAAATTATCGGTATCCGTTTCCTCGTTCCATGTCCATCCACTAGCTGTATTCGCACAATTATCACTCACATCGCCACAAGTTGCGTTGTCACAACTGGTTTCATCGAGTTTTTCCCAAGTAATGCTCAAAGCATCGGTTATACCTAATTGAATAAATGCACTATCGGTATCACCACAAAGGAAAATATGTGGCATTGAACTGTTATCATTAGAGCAAGTTACGGTTTCACCTTGAATATCATTATCAGGATTACTGTCGCTATTTACTTGATTTAAATAACTAATGATAGGATTGGTCTGTGTTTCACCATAACGCTCAACAGTAATTAGTTCTGTATGGTTGGCACAGCCAGAAGTAGATGTTTTCTCAACAATATAGTTTCCTATTGTTGTTACTGTCAGTGTATTTGATGTACCATCGTTTAAAATAGTATCACCAGAATCTATTAATCCATTATTATTGGTGTCAATTGCCCATGTGTAGGTGTCAAAACCTAAACCAGCGGAAAGAGTTCCACTAGCACCACAAAGCTCTACCGTACGTGCTACATTACAATTTGCCAATGCATCAGATACATTATTGGCTGCAACCTCTAGGGTAGTGGTACAAGCGCCTGCAGGGTTACTACCGTCTTCATCAGAAAAAGTGTTGGTATTTAAAGTGCCTGAATAATTTGCATACGCATGATTTTCTAATTGAGAAGCACAAGCCGCTACAAATTCTGAACAGTCGCCGGCAACGGAAACCGTTATTTTAATTTTATACTCAGGGTCATTAATTTCAACTAACGTATCTGGTATAGTAAATGTTATGGTTCTAGTACTTTCTTCATAACTACTGGTTACTCCAGGTGCATCATCAATATTTATATCATCTAGGGTTACATTGTCTGGTAATACATTTTTAATCGTAAAACCGGTTGCATGATCATCTCCCGTATTTTGAAATCTTAATACGTAATTGTATGTATCACCTAAATCTACATTTTCTCCGTTAATATCGGTACCACCTAATAATTCAGAGGTGTTGCCTAAAACAATTACCGGCGCAAATACCTGAGAATAAGAAGCTGCATTTACGGTGCCATCTGTTGGGTCAACTGCAGGAACTCCCGTTCCATATTCACCACCATCACCACCGTCAGCGGCATCATCTTTATAAAATTCGTTGGCATCACTACAACCATCATCATCACTATCTAAGTCTAAATGATCAGGATAACCATCCATATCGGTATCTAAATTTGCACAAAATCCAGAAAATGAAGCTGTATTGTAAGATAGAAAAGCAACATCGGCATTTGAACTAAGTTGTAGTCGTAAATAAGAAACGTCAGCTAAACTAGCAGCCGGAATACCAAATTCTGATAATTCTACTGTGGCCAAGCGATAATCCCTTGTGGTATTATTATAGAAAATGCTTCCGTTTGAATGGTAAATATCTAATCTGTACGAACCAACAACATTGGCAAGTGCACCACCGCTATAAGCTTGTACACGTACAGCATTTCCAAGAGGGGCTCCCGTTGCATCATATAGACTTACAACATGGCCGACACCACTTGGGTCTGCAACTTGGGTCAGTAATATATCTGGTATGCCATCGCCAACGTTGGTCGCTACGATAGGATCTATTTCATAAGTCCATGTGTCACCAATATTAACAATACCACTACCAAGGTCTAGTCCGTTTTGGCCATGGGTCAATAACGGATTTAATGGATCTGTTGTTGGATCATTTACAATGGTCAATCCCAGCGAATTATCATTATTACCATCATTTAAATTAGCCTCAAAGGTTGCCTCATTATAAATAGTATTTGAAGGGGGCAAGGCCATCCAGGTAGATTCTGTGGCTGAAATATCTGAAATTCCATCATTATCGGAGTCTATACCATCTGATAAACCGTTCCCGTTAGCGTCATAAAGATTATCATCTGCAACCCCAGTGGTAAAAGTTGTTCCTCCAGAGGTGAATGCCAATAATTCATGTGATAAGTTTGGTAATACTGGATTTGTTGAAGTAGTAGAACTACTCCAAAAACCAGAGAAATTAGAGAATATTTCTGTAACGGCGGTACCACCTTGTACAGTACTTGATGGCGAAGTGAAATTTACATCATTAGATATGATACACATTTGTTCAATAGAATCATATATACCGTCATTATCATCATCTAAATCAATACTATCTACGACACCGTCATTGTCAAAGTCATTATGTACAATAATTCGCGCAGAGGGCTCATCTCTTGTAACATTGGCATCCGTTTGGTCTTGAGTATTGGTAGCTATATTAACGAGATTGAGTAAAGGCAAAATATCTATTTCATCTGCAGTTACTTCTAAGGTTAAAAACGCAACTTCACCTGGGGCCAACGTACCAATATTCCAAACACTACCATTGAATGATCCTGTGATTGTGTTAGCCTGTACTAATGTTAATCCTTCAGGAATATTATCAGTAACCTGTAAATTGGTGATATCATTAAAGTATAAGTTTTCTGCTCTAATGGTAAATGTGGCAGTTTCACCTTCGGTTATTTCAGGTTTGTCAACTGTTTTTATAATTTGAACATCTGGTTCGCAATAGAAAATTTTAATGGTTTGTGAATCGTATGTACAAGGCCCTTTGGTTCCTCTTACATAATAATCACCTGCAATGGTTGCTGCATAGTCATAAGAATTTGCGCCAGGTATAACCTCTCCGTCAAAAAACCATTGGTAAGCATCGAAATTATCATCTGATGCTTCGAAAATGCTTGATCCAGAAAAACACTCTCCTACAGTTCCTCCGTTAATTTGTAGAACAACTTCTGGCACAGTATCAAAACCTGAAAAATAACCAGCAACACCTTGTGCTCCATTATAACCAAAAAATCCAATAGCCATTGGTCCGGTAGAGGTTACACTTATGTCACCATCTAAATTTGGAATGTAAAAAGTTTTCCAATCGGTAGAACCCGCAACAGGATTAGAAGCAGGTTTAGAAATTTCAACCCCGTCTTCAAAAACCTTGACATTAACATCGGTGGTATTTACTGAAGCAATAATTGTTAATCCGCCAGTTACAGTAGTGCCAGCTATATTTCTAATATCTGGTATGTTGTCCATTACGTCTGGAAGTAAGCAGTTTACTGGTGCTACAAAGTTTAGACCTTGAGTATATAAATTACTAGATCCCGCCATAGATTGGTAAGCGTATACATCTTTGGATGTTTGTATTAACATATTGGCGCCAACAGTGTTTGAAGAGTAATAACTGCTAGGTATTTTGAAAAACTCGCCGTTGTCAATAGTAGCAATCGCTGTGGTACTACCATTTACATATATTTGGGTATTGTCCGCAGTGGCAATTACCAAAGGAAACTCTGTAAGTCCGTTTGTATTACCATTACCTCTAATAAATACATATTCCTTACCTAATTTATTAATAGGTACGGGTTGGTCAATACCGGCATCTCTATGGCTTTGGCCGTCTTCACTACCAAAGTTGATAGAACCATTACTTATTACTATATCTTTAGTAGCTACAATAGAAGCACCGATCCAGCCATCCTCATGAGCTTGTGTATGAGTAGTTCCAATATAGGTTTCATATACAAAAGATTCATTGGCATTTAATGTTATTGTATGTGAATTAGCGGTAATACCAGCTCTGTCATTACCTACTCTAAACTCACAACCGGGATCATAACCAGATAATACTATAGTAGTATTATCTTCTGTCGCCATAATACCCAAAGTATTTGATTTTGAAGAATGCGTACCTTTATTAGGAACACCGCCCCATTTAAAGTTTGTACCCATTGCTTGCCTACCCTTTGCTGTTAACGAGGCAGCTTGCGAACCTGATTTACCTCTGTAGTTTACATAGAATTTTTCTCCACCTGCAGATATGAAACGCAAACCACTATTAGTAAGTACTGTACCTGTATTTGCATTATTTACAAGCGTAATATTATTATCTCCATTACCCAAAGTCCAAACGCCTGGGTTAAGTCTATCAATTGTAATGGTTCTTACAATTGTATTAGACGTACCTTGATAGGCATAAATGTTGAAAGGCGTGGTTTCTGGAGTAGAAAAATGAATTGCCTGGTTCTGTATACCTGCATTATTTTGACCTTGCTTCATTGGTGGTAAATAATGAAGGTCGCTTAATTGTGCAGTTCCAAAAAATGAACAGAATGCAATTAGAAAAAACAGTAAGGATTTAATTTTTGATTTAATCTGAGTAATCATTGGTTTGGTTTCAAGTAGTACTAAAACAAATAAAGCAACCTTTTTTCACTTGGTTAAAAAAATGTTGTATACATGCTATTTATGTTGCTGAACATGTTATTTCTATATGCATGATGAAATTTATTGGGCTTAATTGTTTATTTTGGAAGTAAATTTGTTGCATGTCAGAAGAAAGATTAATGTCAAAGAAAAAACCTGCTTACCCTGTAAGTGAGGCCTTAGACGGTTATTTAGACCACTATAGTAGAAAGATAGAAATACCTATATTTTATGATGATTTACTTAGGTTTTCTGGATCTGTTGTAGTGTATGATAAAAATGATGAAGA includes:
- a CDS encoding T9SS type B sorting domain-containing protein, with translation MITQIKSKIKSLLFFLIAFCSFFGTAQLSDLHYLPPMKQGQNNAGIQNQAIHFSTPETTPFNIYAYQGTSNTIVRTITIDRLNPGVWTLGNGDNNITLVNNANTGTVLTNSGLRFISAGGEKFYVNYRGKSGSQAASLTAKGRQAMGTNFKWGGVPNKGTHSSKSNTLGIMATEDNTTIVLSGYDPGCEFRVGNDRAGITANSHTITLNANESFVYETYIGTTHTQAHEDGWIGASIVATKDIVISNGSINFGSEDGQSHRDAGIDQPVPINKLGKEYVFIRGNGNTNGLTEFPLVIATADNTQIYVNGSTTAIATIDNGEFFKIPSSYYSSNTVGANMLIQTSKDVYAYQSMAGSSNLYTQGLNFVAPVNCLLPDVMDNIPDIRNIAGTTVTGGLTIIASVNTTDVNVKVFEDGVEISKPASNPVAGSTDWKTFYIPNLDGDISVTSTGPMAIGFFGYNGAQGVAGYFSGFDTVPEVVLQINGGTVGECFSGSSIFEASDDNFDAYQWFFDGEVIPGANSYDYAATIAGDYYVRGTKGPCTYDSQTIKIFYCEPDVQIIKTVDKPEITEGETATFTIRAENLYFNDITNLQVTDNIPEGLTLVQANTITGSFNGSVWNIGTLAPGEVAFLTLEVTADEIDILPLLNLVNIATNTQDQTDANVTRDEPSARIIVHNDFDNDGVVDSIDLDDDNDGIYDSIEQMCIISNDVNFTSPSSTVQGGTAVTEIFSNFSGFWSSSTTSTNPVLPNLSHELLAFTSGGTTFTTGVADDNLYDANGNGLSDGIDSDNDGISDISATESTWMALPPSNTIYNEATFEANLNDGNNDNSLGLTIVNDPTTDPLNPLLTHGQNGLDLGSGIVNIGDTWTYEIDPIVATNVGDGIPDILLTQVADPSGVGHVVSLYDATGAPLGNAVRVQAYSGGALANVVGSYRLDIYHSNGSIFYNNTTRDYRLATVELSEFGIPAASLADVSYLRLQLSSNADVAFLSYNTASFSGFCANLDTDMDGYPDHLDLDSDDDGCSDANEFYKDDAADGGDGGEYGTGVPAVDPTDGTVNAASYSQVFAPVIVLGNTSELLGGTDINGENVDLGDTYNYVLRFQNTGDDHATGFTIKNVLPDNVTLDDINIDDAPGVTSSYEESTRTITFTIPDTLVEINDPEYKIKITVSVAGDCSEFVAACASQLENHAYANYSGTLNTNTFSDEDGSNPAGACTTTLEVAANNVSDALANCNVARTVELCGASGTLSAGLGFDTYTWAIDTNNNGLIDSGDTILNDGTSNTLTVTTIGNYIVEKTSTSGCANHTELITVERYGETQTNPIISYLNQVNSDSNPDNDIQGETVTCSNDNSSMPHIFLCGDTDSAFIQLGITDALSITWEKLDETSCDNATCGDVSDNCANTASGWTWNEETDTDNFTVTESGKYRVVIGYEGGCFSRFYFNAYQNTLDIPEPDSSDIICDTEGSIRVIDLGSGYGYQLFDVENNNIAVPFSAAQGPNFAIATSGTYKVQITQLNPSTGEPIENSCVFETEEIGIAERIFETTIASTPFDCTDAGTISIQALNVSPEYSYELYFDNGSGGKGDLVANNLLSSDNTYTFPGLSADDYVIVTTTIDGCSDEKTITVDEIPELRLTATNQDNITCTSGVINLTATGGTTGYEYAIYSKDGVAPYADETTIPDSDFTSNPSFLFGYEGTPSTYVPNEDGEYVFVIRDDNGCYGLSNIVQMEDLGTITISASNTDIICADSATSVLTITASGGNAPYQYSLDDGVTYQTENFFNNLAAGIYTITVMDTNSNLGNACTETLEYEVTQPFMLTASPSIIEDASCDTSGAATPTALVKILNGSGGQAPYEYSFDGGGTFSLVDEQRLTPGTYQLAIKDALGCETPLEITVPTAAIDPTFTNDITYECDGDGVVTVTPSNTTDFTYTYKLNGTDNTPLDSNIFNDVASGSQTITVGYTSSIAAEQSTLFLEDFGAGVTTQIAEIGAGYCYEPQDGTETDCNLGPAGILVNAEYAVTNRITNPNASWRSPNDHTGVTDGRFMAIGVSTSAGDNNILWSRTGLEALPNQEITISFYAYNILIDNASGNDPEILVELVDGSGTVISSQATAAIPQNNNADDWHLRTVTFNPGANTAVGVVLRTNLNSDNGNFLVLDDIQASQTPELCEQTEDITVIVETGKTFEVAILSSTDPTCNGSDNGSIRFEVSNFDPISGYQYSIDNGATWVTETTSPITTPTTLADGTYSVMVEKIDDNTCTATSATSVTLTSPNALTANLEQKAEFTCFNTGATLQASGDEGTPGYEYQLELTDNTVIRTFSSTAQFLNVPAGDYHVRVRDQNNCEVISTTTVTVVQPDTIAFDLTATQCYDGQNNGTVTATVTDGNGNYSFRINGGAWQTPSTISDVAYTFSNLSEGTYDVEVNDEFGCASAIQSITIAPTITLSVVPVNASLCGDGSLTATASGGDNNFMYAFVPTGNTVTDADFSMSNTTAVALADVGDYDIYVRDKANGTDACQTMVTETIAANPVLDISAVATDPDCHDGTGNIAVTINDGLSPYDYRLVDITNGTPDQIQYNVVGTTKTYYNLAPGDYDVIITDEGGCSETETVTITAPIELTADAEGRTPIACTGDPNDFGFDILNYPATLGTLEFSDDGGTTWQTSDQFRGYTSGQEVEPSIRTVDGSGNTICKTDLPRLIIPFPLDDLDITILPIIVNCNELQVSVRGQNGTAPYQYTYSEDPADFNIVTPVNGWTTPYAAGTTHTFNNLVPGRTYAFYVRDAVGCVRQSSVNVNDIITNPMVITSVITPACEGSSNGSIEYTITDSDGSIEPDMEWFLYDIDGNVIRDSGGIVSYSSTINVTSLPEDEYYIEVQQYNGGAPQCISASENEVLEMLDEITGDTQSIQDISCESPGLILVDNLQGGGGTYFYTITGPAPFATITATGDNPIEIAANSPAGTYTVTVEDQYGCTYPLDDVIMNFTTLPTIVDVIIANCNTNASVTINATGTGTILYSIDGGSSYQNNSGAYNTIPAGNYDVYIKDETGCTDTVNIDVHPTLQASASLDKQLGCGAGFEAEIAIEGISGSGNYEFKILNSDGTEKVARQALTTPSSTLHNVLIDVAGTYTVNVYDADTTTPECFRSFTVVVPNAIQPDFTPTPNPVSCNGADDGSIELVQVNNGNNPLTYDLNPVPAIVGWNAASHWDAATQSFIGLPGGSYDVTARGPNNCPTVKTVVVDENIAVAFTAPVPDQFGCATGNDGNNATITIDDSTFVGGSGTYNRFEFIDDATSTVLQNSSSLTYTHTDTAGGDIIVRVYDDEGCSAEHVVTIDPYDTFGTASITVDRYLDCINSGENITVNATSAYTSTTTNLANYEFRILPSATYQTGNNVFTNLAIGTYTIGIRNVTTGCEITRTHIVEDPNTFSIEVNKLSDVVCFGTDGAIEVTFTDTTYTGDFNWEVLNADGTATTRTDDADTFAGTGTTASIPVAAGSYILRASQVGTPECIQERAFTITSPSAAITLASIATTDVGCSNDMGTANITPNGGEGPFNIVLSHVSSTLTYTANQVYSNLFTGLSDGQYTVEVTDNLGCTETFTNAFTLTPPEPIVANIQSVVGLECEGDTDGIITAGFTPRSVATNYRYILKTYDGDGPGANLLQTSSSQTTATFMNLRSGYYSITILDDLNCSDETAIVEIVEPVEVRGQLVTAQRATCLNDAELLLTASGGTGPYMWNTDGTSTFNAMNEINGSNTHLFTGVLPDTYQYYIQDSFGCISVLSNSVTINPIIPLTITLDNDNPTISCYGDNSGVINAEAQGGLGNYQYALFSDAGFTNEVRPNQANGLFTDLLAGPYYVRVQSDDCEETSQLITITEPDELIIDTANTTINDVTCNGQEDGSITVNMLGGSGIYQYSISPNLDRFSDDNIFDDLAPGDYVIIAQDSNGCFELIEATIEEPDVLEITTESTPEICVGEEDGTIDLTIIGGTAPYSTRLESETDFVQDRLSFTNLAAGDYIIFIEDAQGCDETIIVTIDPGVDLSAIVEPVYGCNGNFPSNYVNIVLNDPSIENDVLFGLDTVDPLEMQLTPMFRELTPGNHYISISHANGCLTTYDVEILAFEPLEITVEESNINQITATVTGGRENYTFYLGDRDMGSENVFYITETNTYDVTVVDENGCESTASIFIEFIDIEIPNFFTPNGDGQNDLWMPKNIEIYPEIFISIYDRYGRAVYTFKDNEDGWDGFYQENELPTGDYWYIIKLNGESDTREMVGNFTLYR